From the Caldalkalibacillus uzonensis genome, one window contains:
- a CDS encoding type II secretion system F family protein yields MGLIYLALSTSILIVCVSIYYALQYRQSKKASKRVRCWFEDGETKRKSFIFIIGDKYDQSELSESLRDKLTKANINMKASEYAGICVLIFLVLWAVNHFILALLFPLDMVLAHVLVWGGSTLFLKSRQNKRSQAFNQQLPDICRMMANTVKAGLTLQQGIDMVAKELKEPAGSEFAKMTHELRLGDSFDEVMNRFKGRIVSKELQIFVNTILIQRRVGGNLAEVLNLMAETLEERARIHKEIDAITAESRYVAFILPVLPVVMALMLNLLIPGFLNPLFTPLGLILLAVVGGIQLISFLLIRKISTIRV; encoded by the coding sequence ATGGGCCTGATCTATCTTGCTTTATCAACCAGTATCCTCATCGTTTGTGTCAGTATCTATTATGCTCTCCAATACAGGCAGAGTAAAAAAGCCAGTAAGAGAGTCCGCTGCTGGTTTGAAGATGGAGAAACCAAACGGAAAAGTTTTATCTTCATCATCGGGGATAAATATGACCAGTCTGAGCTGTCCGAATCGTTAAGAGACAAGTTAACCAAGGCCAATATAAACATGAAAGCATCAGAATATGCCGGGATCTGTGTGCTGATTTTCCTCGTATTGTGGGCGGTGAATCATTTTATTCTGGCGCTCTTGTTTCCCCTCGATATGGTCCTGGCCCATGTACTGGTTTGGGGCGGTTCGACCCTCTTTTTGAAATCCAGACAGAACAAAAGATCCCAGGCGTTTAACCAGCAACTGCCTGATATCTGCCGGATGATGGCCAACACGGTGAAAGCGGGACTGACCCTGCAGCAAGGCATTGATATGGTGGCCAAGGAATTAAAGGAACCGGCCGGATCTGAATTTGCCAAAATGACCCACGAATTGCGCTTGGGTGACAGCTTTGATGAGGTGATGAACCGTTTTAAAGGCAGAATTGTCAGCAAAGAATTGCAGATCTTTGTCAATACCATTCTGATCCAGCGCCGGGTGGGGGGCAACTTGGCGGAAGTGCTCAACCTGATGGCGGAAACACTGGAAGAGAGGGCCAGAATTCATAAAGAAATTGATGCCATTACGGCCGAATCCAGGTATGTGGCGTTTATCCTGCCTGTGTTGCCCGTTGTGATGGCCTTGATGCTCAACTTGCTGATCCCCGGCTTTTTAAATCCGCTTTTTACGCCGCTGGGTTTGATCCTGCTGGCGGTTGTGGGCGGTATTCAGCTCATCTCCTTCCTGCTGATTAGAAAAATCTCAACGATAAGGGTGTAG
- a CDS encoding AAA family ATPase, producing MGGLKALVDTREQEVFEAIKTHLAQEAVEVYQAGQAPFNEINKPHFHWYVIDQFSMHESSKQTVPAGSFVIGIVFERQFEKVRELMKYGVDEVLVWPDEMDNLARIITRTKERLEKSDQENFSLGGKGKVISFYSSKGGSGKTFLSSLFAQCLAVEYGKKVMLIDFNVQSGGLEVILGLEPIRTYVDLKPVLSELSIQHIHNIAVNESTTGIDLLLSPVSPERMEELSVELVSKIIRVCRSHYDEVVLDLPCVLDSTSFTALNDSTHIFYVLTPDSLSLRSFKHTLAVFDQYQLNNQGQLSVILNLVHAKQELTERDVGKLVDVPLAGSIRADYFSVQSYLNMGVPFFKKKGHYFKAKPVKDMIKLVKKYEAKVREHVLVTQSGSLAKA from the coding sequence TTGGGTGGATTAAAAGCTCTGGTGGATACAAGGGAACAAGAAGTTTTCGAAGCAATCAAAACTCACCTTGCCCAGGAAGCGGTTGAAGTCTACCAGGCAGGACAAGCCCCATTTAATGAAATCAACAAACCTCACTTTCATTGGTATGTGATTGATCAGTTTAGCATGCATGAAAGCAGTAAACAGACCGTTCCTGCCGGCAGTTTTGTCATCGGTATTGTGTTTGAACGGCAATTTGAAAAAGTAAGGGAGCTCATGAAGTACGGCGTGGATGAGGTGCTGGTTTGGCCGGATGAAATGGACAACTTGGCCCGTATCATTACCCGGACCAAAGAGCGTCTGGAGAAGAGTGACCAAGAAAATTTCAGTCTTGGCGGAAAAGGGAAAGTGATCTCGTTTTACAGCAGCAAAGGCGGCAGCGGAAAAACCTTTCTTTCCAGTTTGTTTGCCCAATGCTTGGCGGTTGAGTACGGCAAGAAAGTGATGCTCATTGATTTCAATGTCCAGTCCGGCGGGTTGGAAGTGATCCTTGGACTTGAGCCCATTCGGACTTATGTCGATTTAAAGCCAGTCTTAAGTGAATTGTCGATCCAGCACATTCACAATATTGCCGTAAACGAGAGTACGACGGGGATTGATCTGTTGTTAAGTCCCGTCAGTCCGGAACGGATGGAAGAGCTAAGCGTTGAACTTGTTTCCAAAATAATACGTGTTTGCCGGTCCCATTATGATGAGGTCGTGCTTGACCTGCCTTGTGTGCTTGATTCAACCAGCTTTACTGCTTTAAATGATTCCACTCACATTTTCTATGTGTTAACGCCTGACAGTTTGTCATTAAGAAGTTTTAAACATACTTTGGCCGTGTTTGATCAATATCAGCTGAACAATCAGGGCCAACTGTCCGTCATTTTAAATTTGGTTCATGCCAAGCAAGAGCTGACAGAGAGAGATGTCGGCAAACTGGTGGATGTGCCGCTGGCCGGCTCCATCAGGGCGGACTATTTCTCCGTGCAATCTTACCTCAACATGGGTGTGCCTTTCTTTAAGAAAAAAGGGCACTATTTTAAAGCGAAGCCAGTGAAGGATATGATCAAGCTGGTCAAAAAATATGAAGCTAAGGTGAGGGAACATGTCCTGGTTACACAAAGCGGGTCATTGGCCAAAGCCTAG
- a CDS encoding type II secretion system F family protein, whose protein sequence is MNDQALSGLIVLLIGLILVSLLISFVYIWLFVAKKQNLTTYLGFQKRKKRQKVSFKDRVWNLLLKGAAYVGPTAIKYPMFTKPEQDRYKLMLAGNPRGMDLQLFYGFRLVVFFAVFFCCWFYFMIGMPLATPIFLAGPVLGFFLPHVWLKYRAKERQEEISAMMPDFLDTVSISLQAGASLDGALRQVSDQMEGPLSEEIQRLLREISLGVSREKAYENLLSRNNARELEILIQALIQGTQLGVPVARTFRVQAEDLRQTRGFKAREKAAKASPKITLVTTITILPSVFLLVIGLLILNFIYNPDVFGLNIFFQ, encoded by the coding sequence ATGAATGACCAGGCGTTGAGCGGTTTGATCGTGCTTCTGATTGGTCTGATTCTGGTATCACTGCTCATCAGTTTTGTCTATATCTGGTTGTTTGTTGCCAAGAAGCAAAATTTAACCACTTACCTCGGCTTTCAAAAGCGAAAAAAACGCCAAAAAGTGTCCTTCAAGGACAGAGTTTGGAACCTGCTCTTAAAGGGAGCAGCTTACGTGGGGCCGACAGCTATCAAATACCCCATGTTTACCAAACCCGAACAAGACCGTTACAAGCTTATGCTGGCCGGCAATCCCCGCGGAATGGATTTGCAGCTGTTTTACGGGTTCAGACTGGTGGTCTTTTTTGCCGTATTCTTTTGCTGCTGGTTCTATTTCATGATCGGCATGCCTTTGGCAACCCCCATATTTCTGGCCGGACCGGTGCTGGGTTTTTTCCTGCCCCACGTGTGGTTGAAATACCGGGCCAAGGAGCGCCAGGAAGAAATCAGCGCCATGATGCCCGATTTTCTGGATACGGTCAGCATTTCACTGCAGGCAGGCGCTTCTCTGGATGGGGCTTTACGGCAGGTGAGTGATCAAATGGAAGGTCCCTTGAGTGAAGAGATTCAGCGTTTGTTGCGAGAGATCAGCCTGGGGGTTTCCCGGGAAAAAGCGTATGAAAACTTGTTGAGCCGGAACAACGCCCGGGAACTGGAGATTCTGATTCAGGCCCTGATTCAAGGAACCCAGCTGGGGGTGCCGGTGGCCAGGACATTTCGTGTTCAAGCAGAAGACCTGAGGCAAACGCGGGGATTCAAAGCCAGAGAAAAAGCAGCCAAAGCCAGCCCCAAAATAACCCTGGTGACAACCATCACTATCTTGCCCTCCGTCTTTTTGCTGGTGATTGGCCTTTTAATTCTCAACTTTATTTATAATCCAGATGTATTTGGTCTGAACATCTTCTTCCAATAG
- a CDS encoding DUF6612 family protein, with protein MRKLALLLGLSLLLVLSACGGNEPASLEETPLDDGEMQVAGEIDVKTLLEKMNAATEEIKSLTLDMNLNQRMYDGQEEMNVSSSSVIGYVQEPLSYYMQMEMELDESGETYTTEMYLADNEMYMYEPETDRWMMFPFDMMEEILEWEEELLAQFGSEYEMLFEFVDDFNLEVEGDYYLLTLQANEDKYMALIEEMTQDLFMGEDPFLAEMMEDLFKIDRLTYELKVSKETFLPVETNVYLEGTITVEDHELKMEQEMYMRYRDINAVEAIEVPEEVKANAEVLDFNFDLEDLDGLEGLELEDLEDLDLED; from the coding sequence GTGCGGAAGCTGGCTTTGTTATTGGGGTTAAGTTTGTTACTGGTGTTAAGTGCTTGCGGCGGGAATGAGCCGGCATCTCTGGAAGAGACACCGCTGGATGATGGGGAAATGCAGGTGGCGGGAGAGATAGATGTTAAGACCTTGCTTGAGAAAATGAACGCAGCAACAGAGGAGATTAAGAGCCTGACACTGGACATGAATCTGAATCAGCGTATGTATGACGGCCAAGAAGAGATGAATGTCAGCTCATCTTCTGTCATCGGGTATGTTCAGGAACCGTTAAGCTATTATATGCAAATGGAGATGGAACTGGATGAGTCAGGGGAAACCTACACCACTGAAATGTATCTGGCTGACAACGAAATGTATATGTACGAACCGGAAACAGATCGATGGATGATGTTTCCATTTGACATGATGGAAGAGATACTGGAATGGGAAGAAGAATTACTAGCCCAGTTCGGTTCAGAATATGAAATGCTGTTTGAATTTGTGGATGACTTTAATTTAGAAGTAGAGGGAGACTACTATCTCCTTACCCTGCAAGCCAACGAAGACAAGTACATGGCTCTGATCGAAGAAATGACCCAGGATCTGTTTATGGGGGAAGATCCTTTTCTGGCTGAGATGATGGAGGACCTGTTTAAAATTGACCGTTTAACCTATGAGTTAAAAGTGAGCAAGGAAACGTTTTTGCCTGTTGAGACTAATGTCTATCTTGAAGGCACGATAACAGTTGAGGATCATGAACTGAAAATGGAGCAGGAGATGTACATGCGGTATCGTGATATTAACGCAGTGGAAGCCATCGAAGTGCCAGAGGAAGTGAAAGCAAACGCTGAAGTGCTGGACTTCAATTTTGATTTAGAGGACTTGGACGGGTTGGAAGGGTTGGAGCTTGAGGACTTAGAAGATTTGGATCTTGAAGATTAG
- a CDS encoding ABC transporter permease subunit: MFKLSWPIFKKEMTDLFRDRKTWMTSILLPMLLYPAIMFLLGFIMQSTVEDAQSDIPMTIDDPSGIIEAHLSHEEAFRLLPPREDVEQAIRQGEIRFHVEVDPHFESQLADLESGSINIYYDPSNSKSEIAYAVLREKLAQKSTELLEKRLAALGLSGAAIEPLEIEVVSVAPKGQEVGSFLAFIIPLFLLISCVSGGLPASTDLVAGEKERGTLEALMTTPVGGGPVMAGKLLTVMVMSFLSTILTFLSLTFVFAVVPVLFPLYLPEGNIISTIFTPEFFLVSVIMLVLVSAMIAAVQLSISTVAKSFKEAQAYNTIVVFAVMLPVYLLMMTPAVEIPIYYFALPVLNVVAIFKEVFAGLIQPLHFFITIGSSLFFVVAAIVLFAFLFKKEQFILK; encoded by the coding sequence ATGTTTAAGCTAAGCTGGCCCATATTTAAGAAAGAAATGACCGATTTGTTTCGGGACCGGAAAACATGGATGACCAGTATACTGCTGCCTATGCTGCTTTATCCGGCCATTATGTTTTTGCTTGGATTTATCATGCAGTCGACAGTGGAAGATGCCCAAAGCGACATTCCCATGACCATTGACGATCCTTCGGGGATCATTGAAGCCCATCTCTCCCACGAAGAGGCTTTCCGCCTGCTGCCGCCCAGAGAAGATGTGGAACAGGCCATCCGCCAGGGAGAGATCCGCTTTCATGTGGAGGTGGATCCCCACTTTGAGTCTCAGCTTGCTGATCTGGAGAGCGGCAGCATCAACATCTACTACGACCCCTCCAATTCTAAATCTGAGATTGCCTATGCGGTTTTGAGAGAAAAACTGGCTCAAAAGTCGACCGAGTTGTTGGAAAAACGTCTGGCTGCCCTTGGTCTTAGTGGTGCGGCGATTGAGCCGCTGGAGATCGAGGTTGTGAGTGTAGCCCCCAAAGGCCAGGAAGTCGGCAGCTTTTTGGCGTTTATCATACCTTTGTTTTTACTTATCAGCTGTGTTTCCGGAGGATTGCCCGCTTCCACGGATCTTGTGGCGGGGGAAAAAGAACGGGGCACATTAGAGGCGTTGATGACAACACCGGTAGGCGGAGGCCCCGTTATGGCCGGCAAACTGCTGACGGTGATGGTGATGAGTTTTCTCAGTACCATTCTTACTTTTCTCAGTCTCACTTTTGTGTTTGCTGTGGTTCCTGTCTTGTTTCCTCTCTACTTACCTGAAGGAAATATCATCAGCACCATTTTTACGCCGGAATTTTTCCTGGTCAGTGTCATTATGCTGGTTCTGGTCTCAGCCATGATTGCCGCTGTGCAATTGTCAATCAGTACAGTAGCCAAAAGCTTTAAGGAGGCTCAAGCGTATAATACGATTGTGGTGTTTGCCGTCATGCTTCCTGTCTACCTGCTGATGATGACACCAGCCGTAGAAATCCCGATATATTATTTTGCCCTGCCTGTTCTTAATGTGGTGGCTATTTTCAAAGAGGTGTTTGCCGGACTTATTCAGCCTCTTCATTTCTTTATCACCATCGGCAGCAGCCTGTTCTTTGTGGTGGCCGCCATTGTGCTGTTTGCCTTTCTATTTAAAAAAGAGCAGTTCATTTTGAAGTAG
- a CDS encoding CpaF family protein, with product MSWLHKAGHWPKPSSGQAWDIEDYQVDKWVRHFKERIIKEANLESITALPEQERKQTIERLVYQMIEEERVIMPSQQINQIIEQIINESVGYGPLEALLKQDDITEIMVNGPREVYIERQGKLEKTNVRFKDKEHIRHIIDRMIAPIGRRIDESSPMVDARLPDGSRVNAAIPPVSIDGPVISIRKFNKDPFTMEDLISFGTFTEQMGEFLSAAVQSKCNMLVSGGTGSGKTTLLNVLSASIPPGERIITIEDMAELRFNYDNIVRMEARPANMEGKGEISIRHLVKNALRMRPDRIIVGEVRGSEALDMLQAMNTGHEGSLTTVHANSPKDALGRLEAMVIMSGLSITVDVIREYFVGAIDIIVQTQRLPDGTRKITSIAEVVGEDGKVSINEIFRFHRTGTTPQGDVQGYFEATGYVPQVFEKIRTTGIRLPEGLFHKGELVWA from the coding sequence ATGTCCTGGTTACACAAAGCGGGTCATTGGCCAAAGCCTAGCTCCGGGCAAGCATGGGATATTGAAGATTATCAAGTGGACAAGTGGGTCAGACACTTTAAAGAACGGATCATCAAAGAAGCCAATCTGGAGTCGATTACGGCTTTGCCGGAACAGGAGCGCAAACAAACCATTGAAAGATTGGTCTACCAAATGATCGAAGAAGAACGGGTGATTATGCCCAGTCAACAGATCAACCAGATCATCGAGCAGATTATTAATGAGTCGGTTGGCTATGGTCCACTGGAAGCTTTATTAAAACAGGATGATATCACTGAAATCATGGTCAATGGCCCCAGAGAGGTTTATATAGAGCGGCAGGGGAAACTGGAAAAAACCAATGTCAGGTTTAAAGATAAGGAACATATCCGCCATATTATTGACCGGATGATTGCTCCCATCGGCCGGCGCATCGATGAAAGCTCGCCCATGGTCGATGCCAGGCTTCCTGATGGCAGCCGCGTTAATGCGGCTATCCCGCCTGTCAGCATCGACGGACCTGTGATCAGCATCCGCAAATTTAATAAAGATCCGTTTACCATGGAAGATTTGATCTCGTTTGGGACGTTCACAGAGCAGATGGGGGAGTTTTTGAGTGCGGCTGTCCAAAGTAAATGCAATATGCTTGTTTCAGGGGGGACAGGCAGCGGCAAGACCACCCTCCTGAATGTGCTGTCGGCTTCCATCCCTCCAGGGGAACGGATTATTACGATTGAGGATATGGCTGAGCTCAGGTTTAACTACGACAATATCGTGCGCATGGAAGCGCGTCCGGCAAATATGGAAGGCAAGGGTGAGATCAGTATTCGCCACCTGGTTAAAAATGCACTGCGGATGAGACCCGACCGCATCATTGTGGGTGAAGTGCGGGGTTCTGAAGCACTGGATATGCTGCAGGCTATGAATACAGGCCATGAGGGTTCGCTGACCACGGTGCATGCCAACAGCCCTAAAGATGCGTTGGGCAGACTGGAAGCCATGGTGATCATGTCCGGCCTGTCCATCACCGTGGATGTCATCAGGGAATACTTTGTTGGCGCTATCGATATCATTGTCCAGACCCAACGTTTGCCGGACGGAACAAGAAAGATTACGAGCATAGCCGAGGTGGTGGGTGAGGATGGCAAGGTGAGTATCAACGAGATTTTTCGCTTTCACAGAACCGGCACTACCCCCCAAGGGGATGTGCAAGGGTATTTTGAAGCTACTGGCTATGTGCCCCAAGTGTTTGAAAAAATCAGAACCACGGGGATTCGCCTGCCGGAGGGACTCTTCCACAAAGGGGAATTGGTATGGGCCTGA
- a CDS encoding VWA domain-containing protein, producing MNQIIKRLFVLVFITGVLVLSSCSAGETESQVDESEHVSEESAEKEEQETADKEGEAEAKSYPRLEEAPLPPQTIEEALAYPTGPLAGKIFAGHEALFLHTYKEELPPLDDNFTEEEITAYFNAFLSLVFENFPSPENLIQDLQFQMFGSSDTDERLQFKENFNVKIILDVSGSMADEIDGKRMIDIAKDSIRKFSSALPKQANVGLRVYGHVYGKEASCRETELVYELQPYDSSKLESALAQFEPTGWTPIALALEDAMDDFQAYPGEDNTNIIFLVSDGEETCGGDPVAVAKKLAESEIQPIINVIGFNVEADVQAQLEEIAQAANGAFYLATNEEELYNQFRKTEEMAQKWKEWREGAVADVTEQMEKMSDTIWDFADEWYERFDRMNSNMSNVTRALENEGYISFEAKKELDGRILDFSSDLNIEISRMHTELHMINHQNYGETVREIERIFSENIE from the coding sequence ATGAATCAAATCATTAAGCGTTTATTTGTACTGGTTTTTATTACAGGTGTGCTCGTTTTATCATCTTGCAGCGCCGGAGAAACAGAAAGTCAAGTCGATGAGTCAGAACACGTCTCAGAAGAGTCGGCAGAAAAGGAAGAACAGGAAACGGCGGATAAGGAAGGCGAAGCAGAAGCCAAATCCTATCCACGGTTAGAAGAGGCTCCTCTCCCTCCGCAAACAATCGAAGAAGCCTTGGCTTATCCCACAGGCCCATTGGCAGGTAAAATATTTGCCGGTCACGAAGCGTTGTTTTTGCATACATATAAAGAAGAGCTGCCACCATTGGATGATAACTTCACAGAAGAGGAGATAACAGCTTATTTCAATGCTTTTCTTTCCCTTGTTTTCGAAAACTTTCCCAGTCCCGAAAACCTGATTCAGGATCTGCAGTTTCAAATGTTTGGGAGTAGCGACACGGACGAGCGGCTGCAGTTTAAAGAAAATTTTAACGTCAAGATTATACTTGATGTGAGTGGCAGTATGGCCGATGAAATTGACGGCAAACGGATGATTGACATCGCCAAAGACTCGATTCGTAAATTTAGCTCTGCATTGCCTAAACAAGCCAATGTGGGTTTAAGGGTCTACGGGCATGTTTACGGGAAGGAAGCTTCCTGCCGGGAAACAGAGCTCGTCTATGAGTTGCAGCCTTATGATTCAAGCAAGCTGGAAAGTGCTTTGGCCCAGTTTGAACCGACAGGATGGACACCGATCGCCTTGGCACTGGAAGATGCCATGGATGATTTCCAGGCATATCCGGGTGAGGACAATACAAATATCATTTTTTTAGTCAGTGACGGGGAGGAAACATGTGGCGGAGATCCGGTCGCTGTCGCCAAGAAATTGGCAGAATCAGAAATTCAACCGATCATCAATGTGATTGGTTTTAACGTTGAAGCTGACGTGCAGGCCCAGTTAGAGGAAATCGCTCAAGCAGCCAATGGCGCTTTTTATTTGGCCACCAATGAAGAGGAGCTGTACAACCAGTTCCGGAAAACTGAAGAGATGGCACAGAAATGGAAAGAATGGAGAGAGGGCGCTGTGGCCGATGTGACAGAACAAATGGAAAAGATGAGTGACACGATTTGGGATTTTGCTGACGAATGGTATGAGCGATTTGATCGAATGAATAGTAATATGTCCAATGTGACTCGGGCATTGGAAAATGAAGGCTATATCAGTTTTGAAGCCAAGAAAGAATTGGATGGAAGGATTTTGGACTTCTCATCCGATTTAAACATTGAAATCAGCCGCATGCATACCGAATTACATATGATCAACCATCAGAACTACGGAGAAACCGTCAGAGAAATTGAACGCATTTTCAGCGAAAATATTGAATAA
- a CDS encoding TadE/TadG family type IV pilus assembly protein — protein sequence MIKKYLYNERGSQTLEFVALFPLIIFACLFIWQMALAAYTVVVAEAAARDGARVASVVGVGNQGAIREAVNKAAYGLDVQQVNAMTRPNSYGEEVTVTVAVKLLTIKVPFIDELDFTVTRRATMPYEQTDDT from the coding sequence ATGATCAAAAAGTACCTATACAACGAGCGGGGGTCACAAACATTGGAGTTTGTGGCCCTGTTCCCCCTTATTATTTTTGCCTGTTTATTCATCTGGCAAATGGCCTTGGCCGCTTATACTGTGGTGGTGGCCGAAGCAGCGGCACGGGATGGGGCCAGGGTTGCCTCCGTGGTCGGGGTGGGGAATCAGGGAGCCATTCGGGAAGCGGTCAATAAAGCCGCTTATGGGTTAGATGTGCAACAAGTAAATGCGATGACAAGACCCAACAGTTACGGTGAAGAAGTCACCGTGACGGTCGCTGTCAAATTACTCACCATCAAAGTGCCTTTTATTGATGAGTTGGACTTTACCGTCACAAGGCGGGCCACCATGCCGTATGAGCAAACCGATGATACATAA